From a region of the Corallococcus coralloides DSM 2259 genome:
- a CDS encoding DUF2254 domain-containing protein, producing MFIRRLRRFLREPYWLVLGGIIAVGVVSGIALARVETDTAWGVFGHAWPGDLDDTRGALGTLLGFEITVLTIVLSLNAPVIQSAANQYSPRLVPIYLKNAPLRRALPFFALSSSFILAAIRELGIIEDHGVRPRPVLSVAIFLVLVALCLLILFLVRTFRFLRVERVLGLVQDLIVAATERRIQARLKRLPLDPTVALRLPADATSLLAATSGYLADVDLQDLTRLARHWGVRVRVCITVGEYIDQTDVIGWVVADGGGAVEAHVLHELAATLSIQSAREPDCDPALGLRILVDVANRALSSSANDPYTARQALHQIRSVMRRLAGLPLGDWNVVDPDGRARVSLVAMRLRDYLFLAVDGPLHYAGGDPEVLEEVLQIALTVGLLARDAQDRAAAHALLARVLADVQGSTEKDRFHRLLAQAERVQASFQGERRTRVERGRADWLPD from the coding sequence ATGTTCATCCGCCGCCTGCGCAGGTTCCTCCGCGAGCCCTACTGGCTGGTCCTGGGCGGCATCATCGCCGTGGGCGTGGTGTCGGGCATCGCGCTCGCCCGCGTGGAGACGGACACCGCCTGGGGCGTGTTCGGGCATGCGTGGCCGGGCGACCTGGACGACACCCGGGGCGCGCTGGGGACGCTGCTCGGGTTCGAAATCACCGTGCTCACCATCGTGCTGTCCCTGAACGCGCCGGTCATCCAATCCGCCGCGAATCAGTACTCACCCCGGCTGGTTCCCATCTACCTGAAGAACGCGCCGCTGCGCCGGGCCCTGCCGTTCTTCGCCCTCTCCAGCAGCTTCATCCTCGCGGCCATCCGGGAGCTGGGCATCATCGAGGACCACGGCGTCAGGCCCCGGCCCGTGCTGTCCGTGGCCATCTTCCTGGTGCTGGTGGCGCTCTGCCTGCTCATCCTCTTCCTGGTCCGCACCTTCCGCTTCCTGCGGGTGGAGCGCGTGCTCGGGCTGGTGCAGGACCTGATTGTTGCCGCCACGGAGCGGCGCATCCAGGCCCGACTGAAGCGGCTTCCGCTGGACCCCACGGTGGCCCTGCGGCTGCCGGCGGATGCCACCTCGCTCCTGGCGGCGACGTCGGGCTACCTCGCGGACGTCGACCTCCAGGACCTCACGCGGCTCGCCCGGCACTGGGGCGTGCGGGTCCGCGTCTGCATCACCGTGGGCGAATACATCGACCAGACGGACGTCATCGGCTGGGTGGTGGCGGACGGAGGGGGCGCCGTGGAGGCCCACGTGCTCCACGAGCTCGCCGCCACGTTGAGCATCCAGTCGGCGCGCGAGCCCGACTGCGACCCCGCGCTGGGGCTGCGCATCCTCGTCGACGTCGCGAACCGGGCCCTGTCCTCGTCCGCGAACGACCCGTACACGGCGCGGCAGGCGCTCCATCAGATCCGCTCCGTGATGCGCCGGCTGGCGGGCCTGCCCCTGGGGGACTGGAACGTCGTGGACCCGGATGGCCGGGCGCGCGTGTCACTGGTGGCCATGCGGCTGCGCGACTACCTCTTCCTCGCCGTGGATGGCCCGCTCCATTACGCGGGGGGCGACCCGGAGGTGCTGGAGGAGGTGCTCCAGATTGCCCTCACCGTGGGCCTGCTCGCGCGCGACGCGCAGGACCGCGCCGCGGCACACGCGCTGCTCGCACGCGTGCTCGCGGACGTCCAGGGCTCCACGGAGAAGGACCGCTTCCACCGCCTGCTCGCCCAGGCGGAGCGCGTCCAGGCCTCCTTCCAGGGCGAGCGCCGGACCCGCGTCGAACGGGGACGCGCGGACTGGCTGCCGGACTGA